Proteins encoded in a region of the Campylobacter geochelonis genome:
- the ypfJ gene encoding KPN_02809 family neutral zinc metallopeptidase, which translates to MKWRGKRQSSNIEDKRSQQTRAGLNLGAIIPIIRFLLSTKIGRIILVVGVVAYFLGFNPLSLLNTSSAVSTQQIDKSKDDEAAQFVATVLAQTEDVWNQIFTQNGAKYKEPNLVLFRGAVDSGCGFASSQVGPFYCPADQKVYLDLSFFDELAKRHDAPGDFAQAYVIAHEIGHHVQQLLGTLNQSNRAKQLAKSQTAQNAIQVKIELQADCYSGIWAHYLDKDKNLLEDGDINEALNAASMIGDDTLQKKYQGHVVPDSFTHGSSQQRKAWFYKGFQTGSLKSCQIQI; encoded by the coding sequence ATGAAATGGCGAGGAAAAAGACAGAGCAGCAACATCGAAGATAAACGTTCGCAACAAACAAGAGCTGGGCTAAATTTAGGAGCAATTATACCGATAATAAGATTTCTTCTAAGCACAAAAATCGGCAGAATCATCTTAGTAGTCGGCGTTGTAGCGTATTTTCTAGGTTTTAACCCGCTTTCACTTTTAAACACTTCATCTGCCGTTTCAACCCAACAAATCGATAAATCAAAAGATGATGAAGCAGCACAGTTTGTGGCTACTGTTTTAGCACAAACCGAAGATGTATGGAACCAAATTTTTACTCAAAATGGCGCAAAATACAAAGAGCCAAATTTAGTACTATTTCGTGGCGCGGTAGATAGTGGTTGTGGATTTGCCTCATCTCAAGTTGGTCCATTTTACTGTCCAGCAGATCAAAAAGTCTACTTAGACTTAAGCTTTTTTGATGAGTTAGCTAAACGCCATGACGCGCCAGGTGATTTTGCACAAGCTTACGTTATCGCCCACGAAATCGGTCATCACGTCCAGCAACTCTTAGGCACACTAAATCAATCAAACCGCGCAAAACAACTCGCCAAAAGCCAAACGGCACAAAACGCTATCCAAGTTAAAATCGAGCTTCAAGCTGATTGTTACTCTGGAATTTGGGCGCATTATCTTGATAAAGATAAAAATTTACTCGAAGATGGCGATATAAATGAGGCTTTAAATGCTGCTAGCATGATAGGCGATGATACTTTGCAGAAAAAATATCAAGGTCATGTTGTGCCTGATTCGTTTACTCATGGAAGCTCACAACAAAGAAAAGCGTGGTTTTACAAAGGCTTTCAAACTGGCAGTTTAAAATCGTGTCAAATTCAAATTTAG
- the sodB gene encoding superoxide dismutase [Fe] → MFNLRELPFDASKNAVVSQETCNFHYGKHHATYVTNLNNLVKDSDFKDAGLYEIIKKSKGGLFNNAAQVYNHDFYWDCIAKKSAPSDELKAALAKDFSDFKDEFIKASTTLFGSGWCWLVYNTDSKKLEIVQTSNAATPVTEGKIPLLVVDVWEHAYYIDVKNARAAYLEKFYENINWEFVSSAYEWALKEGAGSIKFYIDDVHPEAKKTSKCGCCC, encoded by the coding sequence ATGTTTAATTTAAGAGAATTACCATTTGATGCGAGTAAAAACGCTGTTGTTAGCCAAGAAACCTGTAATTTCCACTACGGAAAACACCATGCAACTTATGTTACAAATTTAAATAATCTTGTAAAAGATAGCGATTTTAAAGACGCTGGACTTTATGAAATCATCAAAAAAAGCAAAGGTGGGCTTTTTAACAATGCCGCTCAAGTTTATAACCACGATTTTTACTGGGATTGTATCGCTAAAAAAAGTGCGCCAAGTGATGAGTTAAAAGCTGCTTTGGCTAAAGATTTTAGTGATTTTAAAGATGAATTTATCAAAGCTTCAACTACACTTTTTGGCTCTGGCTGGTGCTGGTTGGTTTATAACACAGATAGCAAAAAACTTGAAATAGTTCAAACAAGCAACGCTGCAACTCCAGTAACTGAGGGAAAAATTCCACTTTTAGTTGTTGATGTTTGGGAGCATGCTTACTATATCGATGTTAAAAATGCAAGAGCTGCATACTTAGAGAAATTCTATGAAAATATCAACTGGGAATTTGTTTCATCTGCTTATGAATGGGCGCTAAAAGAGGGAGCTGGATCTATTAAATTTTATATCGATGATGTTCATCCAGAGGCTAAAAAAACCAGCAAATGTGGATGCTGCTGCTAA
- a CDS encoding RDD family protein, translated as MSKQKASISPVFLRVKAFVLDMFLIAIPLLYFTTYVVLDGKDNFQHNQLAIFAVWLVYGLITSLFFTFKAQTPGYKAQEIYLIDLKTGKKITFIKAVLRYVIFVFFGPVGIVFCLFRKDRLNLHDILTQSAAVIKK; from the coding sequence ATGTCAAAACAAAAGGCTAGCATTTCACCAGTTTTCTTGCGTGTAAAAGCCTTTGTTTTGGATATGTTTTTAATCGCAATACCACTTTTATACTTCACAACTTATGTCGTGCTTGATGGAAAAGATAACTTCCAGCACAATCAACTTGCTATTTTTGCCGTGTGGCTAGTTTATGGGCTTATCACTTCACTTTTTTTTACTTTTAAAGCCCAAACTCCAGGTTATAAAGCACAAGAAATTTATCTAATTGATTTAAAAACTGGCAAAAAAATCACTTTTATAAAAGCAGTTTTGAGATACGTTATTTTCGTGTTTTTTGGTCCAGTTGGGATTGTATTTTGCCTTTTTAGAAAAGATAGATTAAATTTGCATGATATCTTAACTCAAAGCGCAGCCGTTATAAAAAAATAA
- a CDS encoding Bax inhibitor-1/YccA family protein — translation MGLYDRDYISKQSSHEFEQEAYQGRVSSFVKDTYKLIGASLVAATAGAYIGMQVLSFYSPILFLIVELAILFGMNYAVKKEQNTIALILLFVFTFITGFTLGPILNMYLGMGAGHVVTQAFLVTAIAFGGLTVYAMNTQTDFSSWGKPMFYALIGIIIASLLNMFLFKSTMGSLIISSITAILFCGYILYDTQNIIKGRYDSPIMAAVSMYLNILNLFISLLNILGITNRE, via the coding sequence ATGGGTCTATACGATAGAGACTATATCTCAAAACAAAGCTCACATGAGTTTGAGCAAGAAGCCTATCAAGGAAGAGTAAGTTCGTTTGTAAAAGACACTTACAAACTTATCGGCGCTTCACTTGTAGCAGCCACTGCTGGTGCATATATAGGTATGCAAGTTTTAAGCTTTTATAGTCCGATTTTGTTTTTAATCGTCGAGCTTGCGATTTTATTTGGTATGAATTACGCCGTTAAAAAAGAGCAAAACACAATTGCTTTGATTTTGCTTTTTGTATTTACATTTATAACTGGCTTTACACTTGGTCCTATACTTAATATGTATCTTGGAATGGGTGCGGGACATGTTGTAACTCAAGCGTTTTTGGTAACTGCGATTGCTTTTGGTGGACTTACAGTTTATGCTATGAACACTCAAACTGATTTTAGTTCATGGGGTAAACCGATGTTTTATGCATTAATCGGCATAATTATAGCTAGCCTTTTAAATATGTTTTTATTTAAAAGCACTATGGGTTCGCTTATTATATCAAGCATAACTGCTATTTTATTTTGTGGATATATCCTTTATGATACACAAAATATAATCAAAGGCAGATATGACTCTCCTATAATGGCAGCAGTTAGCATGTATTTAAATATACTAAATTTGTTTATATCGTTGCTAAACATCTTAGGAATCACAAATAGAGAGTAA
- the pyrE gene encoding orotate phosphoribosyltransferase, which produces MDIEKIYKENGAYLEGHFLLSSGNHSQFYLQSAKVLENPNLASELADELAKIIAKNGVEFDTVCAPAIGGILAGYELARACFKRSIFTERVDGKMALRRGFEVKKGEKFIICEDIITTGGSALESAKLIEELGGEIVAFAALANRGFCEVANLKNGRKASCKLPLDKPLFSLGNFEFEIYSPENCPLCADGSKPIKPGSRSK; this is translated from the coding sequence ATGGATATAGAAAAAATTTATAAAGAAAATGGCGCTTATTTAGAGGGTCATTTTTTACTATCAAGTGGCAACCATTCGCAGTTTTATTTACAAAGCGCTAAAGTGTTAGAAAACCCAAATTTAGCAAGTGAACTTGCAGATGAACTAGCTAAAATCATAGCCAAAAATGGCGTTGAGTTTGATACAGTTTGCGCTCCTGCTATTGGCGGAATTTTAGCTGGATATGAGCTAGCAAGGGCTTGCTTTAAACGCTCTATTTTTACCGAGCGAGTAGATGGCAAAATGGCGTTAAGACGTGGTTTTGAGGTTAAAAAAGGCGAAAAATTTATCATCTGCGAAGATATCATCACAACTGGTGGTTCAGCACTTGAGAGCGCAAAACTCATAGAAGAGCTTGGTGGCGAAATCGTAGCCTTTGCAGCCTTAGCAAATCGTGGCTTTTGTGAAGTTGCAAATTTAAAAAATGGTAGAAAAGCAAGTTGTAAGCTTCCGCTTGATAAGCCGCTTTTTTCACTAGGAAATTTTGAATTTGAGATTTACTCACCTGAAAATTGCCCACTTTGCGCAGATGGAAGCAAACCGATAAAACCTGGAAGTAGAAGCAAATGA
- the tpx gene encoding thiol peroxidase, with the protein MASVTVGGNVANLTGKELNVGDKAPVVELVAKDLSSIKVGGASDKIQVIAAVPSLDTGVCATETRKFNKDIAGQEGVLLTVVSMDLPFAMGRFCSTEGIENLQVGSDFRNKEFANAYGVLIKDGALAGLTARAVFVVGKDGTIIHKEIVAEVTTEPNYDAIVAAIKSQSGCGCHSSCSTK; encoded by the coding sequence ATGGCAAGTGTAACAGTTGGCGGTAATGTAGCAAATTTAACAGGAAAAGAGCTAAATGTTGGCGATAAAGCGCCTGTTGTAGAGTTAGTAGCAAAAGATTTATCATCTATAAAAGTTGGTGGAGCAAGTGATAAAATCCAAGTTATAGCAGCAGTTCCTTCACTAGATACTGGCGTTTGCGCTACAGAAACACGTAAATTTAACAAAGACATAGCAGGTCAAGAAGGCGTTTTACTAACAGTAGTTTCTATGGATTTACCTTTTGCAATGGGTAGATTTTGCTCAACTGAAGGTATAGAAAATCTTCAAGTTGGAAGCGACTTTAGAAACAAAGAATTCGCAAATGCTTATGGCGTTTTAATCAAAGATGGCGCACTAGCAGGACTAACTGCAAGAGCTGTATTTGTAGTAGGTAAAGATGGAACAATTATCCATAAAGAAATCGTTGCAGAAGTAACAACTGAACCAAACTATGATGCTATCGTAGCTGCGATAAAATCTCAAAGTGGTTGTGGTTGCCACTCAAGCTGTAGCACAAAATAA
- a CDS encoding MFS transporter → MSKIALNNPFASFKHPNFRLYWIGMNVSLIGSWMQTIALPWLALSITNDPFKVSIVAVAQFLPPLFLTLFSGALIDKFDKKKMLLIAQIGLMLVAMIFSFMVFTNTQTYEKILIFSFMSGVFNSIDAPSRQSIVHDLIDDKKNLPNAIALNSMSFNVARILGPSLAGLVMALWGVGYCFLINSISFFAIIVSLFFIKFKPFEKSSQLKSDTILYSIKKGLFYVKDRKILLEVLLITLVVATFIPNYNVTVSAFVKFNLDGSEKSFGYLMSFLGVGSFFGAFFVALAGRMKLKTIKILPIITALAVAFMGFTTQFYIIASLLILSGFGFVVTAASINSTLQLNTDNEFRGRVMSIYTLFFQGSTPFGAVYAGYFTNEFGAKWGFFSCGMAVVILLLLLYTLEKYKTNKKKI, encoded by the coding sequence ATGTCAAAAATAGCTTTAAACAACCCATTTGCATCTTTTAAACACCCAAATTTCAGGCTCTACTGGATAGGTATGAATGTCTCATTAATCGGCTCATGGATGCAAACTATCGCACTTCCTTGGCTAGCTTTAAGCATTACAAATGATCCATTTAAAGTAAGCATTGTAGCCGTTGCGCAGTTTTTACCTCCGCTTTTTTTGACTCTGTTTTCTGGCGCTTTGATAGATAAATTTGATAAAAAAAAGATGCTTCTTATCGCTCAAATCGGGCTTATGCTCGTGGCGATGATTTTTAGTTTTATGGTTTTTACAAACACTCAAACTTACGAAAAAATCTTGATATTTTCTTTTATGAGTGGAGTTTTTAATAGCATAGACGCGCCAAGTAGACAATCAATCGTGCATGATTTAATTGATGATAAGAAAAACTTGCCAAACGCCATCGCGCTAAATTCTATGTCGTTTAATGTAGCTAGAATTCTAGGTCCATCTTTAGCTGGGCTTGTTATGGCATTATGGGGTGTGGGGTACTGTTTTTTAATAAATTCTATAAGTTTTTTTGCCATTATCGTGTCATTGTTTTTTATCAAATTTAAACCATTTGAAAAAAGCTCCCAGCTAAAAAGTGACACCATTTTATACTCGATAAAAAAGGGCTTATTTTATGTAAAAGATAGAAAAATTTTGCTTGAAGTTCTACTTATAACGCTTGTTGTGGCGACTTTTATACCTAATTATAATGTCACAGTTTCTGCCTTTGTTAAATTTAACCTTGATGGAAGCGAGAAAAGTTTTGGGTATTTGATGTCCTTTTTAGGCGTTGGCTCATTTTTTGGTGCATTTTTTGTAGCATTAGCAGGAAGAATGAAGCTTAAAACTATAAAAATTCTTCCTATCATAACCGCCTTAGCGGTCGCTTTTATGGGCTTTACAACACAATTTTACATCATCGCTTCTTTGCTTATATTAAGCGGTTTTGGCTTTGTCGTAACTGCTGCTAGTATAAACTCCACCTTACAGCTAAATACAGACAACGAATTTCGTGGCAGAGTTATGAGTATTTACACGCTATTTTTTCAAGGAAGCACGCCATTTGGCGCTGTTTATGCTGGGTATTTTACCAACGAATTTGGAGCAAAATGGGGATTTTTTTCATGCGGTATGGCTGTAGTTATACTACTTTTACTTCTTTATACGCTGGAAAAATACAAAACAAACAAAAAAAAGATATAA
- a CDS encoding thiamine-phosphate pyrophosphorylase: MESKIYRVIDANLNRYKEGIRVVEDIQRYVFDNKTLALKLKNLRHLGNLEIQKEAIKFRDSLKDVLRPTIQAELKRENLDSITTANLKRAQESARVLEECFKLLSPEISETFKNARYELYQIEKEI; this comes from the coding sequence ATAGAGAGTAAAATTTACCGCGTAATCGACGCGAATTTAAACAGATACAAAGAGGGTATAAGAGTTGTTGAAGACATACAAAGATATGTCTTTGACAACAAAACCCTCGCTTTAAAGCTTAAAAATCTCCGCCATCTTGGCAACTTAGAAATCCAAAAAGAGGCTATTAAATTTAGAGATTCACTAAAAGACGTTCTTCGCCCAACTATACAAGCTGAGCTAAAAAGAGAGAATTTAGACTCTATAACAACTGCAAATTTAAAAAGAGCTCAAGAAAGTGCTAGAGTTTTAGAAGAGTGTTTTAAACTACTTAGCCCCGAAATTTCAGAGACTTTCAAAAACGCAAGATATGAGCTATATCAGATAGAAAAAGAAATTTAA
- the frr gene encoding ribosome recycling factor — MLEAIYTSQKEGCDKAIDALKRDFTTLRTGKVNINILDNIYVDYYGNQTPLNQVATVLATDATTITITPWEKPMLKVIESAIQHANIGVNPNNDGECIKLFFPPMTIEQREENAKKARGMGEKAKVSIRNVRKDANDSVKKLEKEISEDEIKKAHDEVQKITDNYTARVDQVVKDKEAELLKV; from the coding sequence ATGCTAGAAGCTATCTATACAAGTCAAAAAGAAGGTTGCGATAAAGCTATAGATGCCCTAAAAAGGGACTTTACAACATTAAGAACCGGTAAAGTAAACATCAACATACTTGATAACATCTATGTGGATTACTACGGAAACCAAACCCCATTAAATCAAGTTGCAACAGTATTAGCAACAGATGCTACGACTATAACAATCACTCCTTGGGAAAAACCTATGCTAAAGGTTATAGAAAGTGCTATCCAACACGCAAACATCGGCGTAAACCCAAATAATGATGGCGAGTGCATAAAGCTATTTTTCCCTCCGATGACAATCGAGCAAAGAGAAGAAAATGCCAAAAAAGCGCGCGGTATGGGCGAAAAAGCAAAAGTTAGCATTAGAAATGTTAGAAAAGATGCAAACGATAGCGTTAAAAAACTAGAAAAAGAGATTTCTGAAGATGAGATTAAAAAAGCTCATGATGAAGTTCAAAAAATCACAGATAACTACACAGCCAGAGTCGATCAAGTCGTAAAAGACAAAGAGGCTGAACTTCTAAAAGTTTGA
- a CDS encoding mechanosensitive ion channel family protein, whose translation MREFITKFLLIISIFLYANAGDNKTIAGEVSSVIDINLSKIIKKDNVSVDEANKTAQKEAIVKILSTQTDLNQSKDSQELANIIAQKVVESNETNQNSHDSKRLFDVVEEIKNINNKITLLLVAADKNETGQEIASIERSKDKILSEIPAAITNQTIDKNALLEYLKKKKIKEDIVKRYEKDPTSYRYLDASLDLANMEMGEFFYTPLLKVEQIFIDGGKESKLKEILQKSLVDMQIKDYSKLKTSIDEFSGNSSDLDSLKIKYDDLENSRKSYEEILSYLLKNTNLLAGNVLFTSLNLKDIIDYINDISPFNEEVINLGKIIPIILILVVLFSIRKSLASIIFFIFTFFVKDKESGEAIKSQVVDLIKKPMGVLLVAYGIDICLSIFYYPSPVPLMYATIFDIVYVVLYAWLFVEIINGYGIMLISKFARKSGRKEILNLIVKIAYIIVVIIAILLILSKIGVNVSAIIASLGIGGLAVALATKDIIANFFASIMLLFDNSFSQGDLIVVGDIEGTVVETGLRKTAIRTADNALVFVPNSKIIDNNIKNWSRRKIGRMIEMNVGLSYDATPTQIKECVSEIKQMLMEHNDIAKPKDNALSSSGFMTKYRQSMVSVDDLAGYKNALYVALKEFGDSSINIYVRCYTKTVIYAQYLEVREDVMIKIMEIVDKYGASFAFPSQSVYIEKFPKIEYDNVIKTVQQEDKDE comes from the coding sequence ATGAGAGAATTTATAACGAAATTTTTATTGATTATTAGTATATTTTTATATGCAAACGCAGGAGATAACAAAACCATAGCTGGCGAAGTTTCATCTGTTATAGATATAAATTTAAGTAAAATTATAAAAAAAGATAATGTATCTGTAGATGAAGCAAACAAAACAGCTCAAAAAGAGGCAATAGTTAAAATTCTATCTACTCAAACAGATTTAAACCAGAGTAAAGATAGCCAAGAACTAGCAAATATCATAGCGCAAAAAGTAGTAGAATCAAACGAAACTAACCAAAACAGCCATGATAGCAAAAGACTTTTTGATGTAGTTGAAGAGATTAAAAATATAAATAATAAGATAACCTTGCTCTTGGTTGCGGCTGATAAAAACGAAACCGGACAAGAAATCGCTTCGATTGAAAGAAGCAAAGATAAAATCCTTTCAGAAATACCAGCTGCTATAACAAACCAAACTATCGATAAAAACGCGTTGCTAGAGTATTTAAAAAAGAAAAAGATTAAAGAAGATATAGTAAAAAGATATGAGAAAGACCCAACATCTTATCGCTATTTAGATGCGAGTTTAGACCTTGCAAATATGGAGATGGGCGAGTTTTTTTACACTCCACTTTTAAAAGTTGAGCAGATTTTCATAGATGGTGGAAAAGAGTCAAAACTAAAAGAAATTCTGCAAAAATCTCTAGTTGATATGCAGATAAAAGATTACTCAAAACTAAAAACCTCTATAGATGAATTTAGCGGCAACTCAAGCGATTTAGACTCGCTTAAAATTAAATATGATGATTTGGAAAACAGCAGAAAAAGCTATGAGGAAATTCTTTCTTATCTGCTTAAAAATACAAATTTACTCGCCGGAAATGTCTTGTTTACAAGCTTAAATTTAAAAGATATAATTGATTATATCAACGATATATCGCCATTTAACGAGGAGGTTATAAATTTAGGCAAAATTATACCTATTATTTTAATCCTTGTTGTTTTGTTTTCTATAAGAAAATCTTTAGCAAGTATTATATTTTTTATATTTACTTTTTTTGTCAAAGACAAAGAGAGTGGCGAGGCTATAAAATCTCAAGTTGTAGATCTGATAAAAAAGCCAATGGGCGTGCTTTTGGTGGCTTATGGGATTGATATTTGTCTTAGTATTTTTTACTATCCATCGCCAGTTCCGCTGATGTATGCGACGATTTTTGATATAGTTTATGTGGTGCTTTATGCGTGGCTTTTTGTTGAGATAATCAACGGTTATGGCATTATGTTAATTAGTAAATTTGCTAGAAAAAGCGGCAGAAAAGAGATACTAAATTTAATCGTTAAAATCGCTTATATAATTGTCGTTATCATCGCTATTTTGCTAATTTTAAGTAAGATTGGAGTTAATGTTTCAGCCATCATCGCTTCACTTGGAATCGGTGGTTTAGCAGTTGCTTTAGCGACAAAAGATATAATAGCTAATTTCTTCGCTTCAATTATGCTTTTGTTTGATAACTCATTTTCTCAAGGAGATTTAATCGTAGTTGGCGATATAGAAGGAACCGTGGTTGAAACTGGGCTTAGAAAAACGGCGATTAGAACAGCAGATAACGCTCTTGTTTTTGTGCCAAATTCAAAGATTATAGATAATAACATTAAAAACTGGAGTCGCCGTAAAATCGGCAGGATGATAGAGATGAACGTTGGGTTAAGCTATGATGCGACTCCAACGCAGATAAAAGAGTGCGTAAGCGAGATAAAACAGATGTTAATGGAGCATAATGATATCGCTAAGCCAAAGGATAATGCACTTTCTAGTAGTGGATTTATGACAAAATATCGCCAAAGTATGGTTTCGGTTGATGATTTGGCGGGTTATAAAAACGCTCTTTATGTTGCGCTTAAAGAATTTGGCGATTCATCTATAAATATCTATGTTAGGTGCTACACAAAAACAGTAATTTATGCTCAATACTTAGAAGTAAGAGAAGATGTGATGATAAAAATAATGGAAATTGTCGATAAATACGGCGCTTCGTTTGCTTTCCCATCTCAAAGTGTATATATTGAAAAATTTCCAAAAATTGAATATGATAACGTTATAAAAACTGTTCAACAGGAGGATAAAGATGAGTGA
- a CDS encoding carbonic anhydrase gives MDKIVQGGIKFMEEDFVQNAELFQDLADKQTPHSLFIGCSDSRVVPNLITNTQPGELFVVRNIANIVPKYRIGDEVFATTSAIEYALYVLNIKSIIICGHSNCGGCAALYYDESKLERVPNVKHWLNLLKPIKEEVEKLNLKDFSKKAWYTERLNIANSIKNLMTYPGVEDAVKSGEIKIYGWHYIIETGSLFSYDMKDGHFKLLDKGIDYERIYNEIFIDY, from the coding sequence TTGGATAAGATTGTTCAAGGTGGTATTAAATTTATGGAAGAGGACTTCGTGCAAAATGCGGAACTTTTTCAAGATTTAGCTGACAAGCAAACGCCTCATTCGCTTTTTATCGGCTGTTCTGATTCTAGGGTTGTGCCAAATTTGATAACAAATACCCAACCAGGCGAGCTTTTTGTCGTGCGAAATATAGCAAATATCGTCCCAAAATACAGAATCGGCGATGAAGTTTTTGCCACAACTTCTGCTATAGAATATGCACTTTATGTGCTAAATATCAAAAGCATCATCATCTGCGGACATAGCAATTGTGGGGGTTGTGCCGCACTTTACTATGATGAAAGCAAGCTTGAGCGAGTGCCAAATGTCAAGCATTGGCTAAATTTATTAAAACCGATAAAAGAAGAGGTTGAAAAGCTAAATTTAAAAGATTTTAGCAAAAAGGCGTGGTATACAGAAAGACTAAATATCGCAAATTCGATAAAAAATCTCATGACTTACCCAGGCGTAGAAGATGCGGTAAAAAGTGGTGAGATAAAAATTTATGGTTGGCACTATATCATAGAAACGGGCTCTTTGTTTAGCTATGATATGAAAGATGGCCATTTTAAGTTACTTGATAAGGGAATTGATTATGAGAGAATTTATAACGAAATTTTTATTGATTATTAG
- the secG gene encoding preprotein translocase subunit SecG produces MTTILLILQFVLTAILTVAVLLQKSSSIGLGAYSGSNESLFGAKGASGFLAKFTAIVAVIFIINCLALGYSYQKDSTKSILDSVGSKTIEIPQSQIPATPVAPQAPATK; encoded by the coding sequence TTGACAACAATACTACTTATTTTACAATTTGTTTTAACAGCGATTCTAACAGTGGCAGTGCTACTTCAAAAAAGCTCTTCTATAGGACTTGGCGCATATAGTGGAAGCAACGAAAGCCTTTTTGGCGCTAAGGGTGCTTCAGGATTTTTAGCTAAATTTACAGCGATTGTGGCTGTTATTTTTATAATAAACTGTCTTGCTTTAGGCTATAGCTATCAAAAAGATTCAACCAAATCTATCCTTGATAGCGTTGGCTCAAAAACTATAGAAATCCCACAAAGCCAAATTCCAGCAACTCCAGTTGCTCCTCAAGCTCCAGCAACAAAATGA
- a CDS encoding helix-turn-helix transcriptional regulator: MSKNSSTKRVCEILKRLNEGKYLNTEHLALEFETSERSIRRDFELIRELFGDILAKNGKNYTAFSKFLLQDTLSSSENYLLKNIIKLSKRSNLKLVKDMQNSFINTLIKDDEYNPYLFKIKPYEEIYAYKDTFKSLENAIIFQKEVNFIYDNYGKITKFKVKPYKIVFMHENFYLASQNKNDVLISRIAMIKDLNVTAKTFTKNYEILDFISDMQTTWAKYSVGYKSKLKECIIKVSKKNAKYFLLKKFMPSQEILNSDDDGNIYISYKVTNELEMFGLFKQWLFDIEVLKPRSFIYFMKKLREPDKVKSK, from the coding sequence ATGAGCAAAAACAGCTCTACAAAAAGAGTATGTGAGATTTTAAAGCGTTTAAATGAAGGCAAATATCTAAATACAGAGCACCTAGCATTAGAGTTTGAAACAAGTGAGAGAAGTATACGACGCGATTTTGAACTCATCCGTGAGCTTTTTGGAGATATTTTGGCTAAAAATGGTAAAAATTATACCGCTTTTAGTAAGTTTTTACTTCAAGATACGTTGAGTTCAAGCGAAAACTATTTATTAAAAAATATTATCAAACTTAGTAAACGTTCAAATTTAAAACTAGTTAAAGATATGCAAAACTCTTTTATCAATACTCTTATTAAAGATGATGAATATAACCCATATCTTTTCAAGATAAAACCTTATGAGGAAATTTACGCCTACAAAGATACATTTAAATCGCTTGAAAATGCTATAATTTTTCAAAAAGAGGTAAATTTTATATATGATAATTATGGAAAAATTACTAAATTTAAAGTTAAACCATATAAGATTGTATTTATGCATGAGAATTTCTATCTTGCAAGCCAAAACAAAAATGATGTTCTAATTAGCAGAATTGCCATGATAAAAGATTTGAATGTTACTGCAAAAACGTTTACTAAAAACTATGAAATTTTGGATTTTATAAGTGATATGCAAACTACTTGGGCAAAATATTCTGTAGGTTATAAATCAAAACTAAAAGAGTGTATAATAAAAGTTTCAAAGAAAAATGCTAAGTATTTTTTGCTTAAAAAATTTATGCCATCTCAGGAAATTTTAAATTCAGATGATGATGGAAATATCTATATTTCATATAAAGTTACAAACGAACTTGAGATGTTTGGGTTGTTTAAACAATGGCTTTTTGATATTGAAGTTTTAAAACCTAGAAGTTTTATATATTTTATGAAAAAATTGAGAGAACCAGATAAAGTTAAATCAAAATAA